From Musa acuminata AAA Group cultivar baxijiao chromosome BXJ3-8, Cavendish_Baxijiao_AAA, whole genome shotgun sequence, one genomic window encodes:
- the LOC135644615 gene encoding threonine dehydratase biosynthetic, chloroplastic-like, whose amino-acid sequence MPMASLALALARPSHLPPARQRAPDSIAPRDTSFRLHYQYPKPLAGGRTGPLLAPAAVSSSSFSPAALNAAPTSTTLMLKRVSVDSLQYESGYLGGISEKTKPSPAEAADEVQNGALNPMEYLTNILSSRVYDVAIESPLQLAPKLSARLGVDLWLKREDLQPVFSFKLRGAYNMMAKLTKEHLDRGVICSSAGNHAQGVALAAQRLGCDAVIVMPVTTPEIKWRSVERLGATVILKGDSYDEAQSYAKQCGEQEGRTFVPPFDHPDVITGQGTIGMEIIRQLSGPLHAIFVPVGGGGLIAGIAAYVKRVRPEVKVIGVEPSDANAMALSLYHGQRIMLEQVGGFADGVAVKVVGEETFCLCRELVDGVVLVSRDAICASIKDMFEEKRSILEPAGALALAGAEAYCRYYGLKDETIVAITSGANMNFDRLRLVTELADVGRKREAVLATILPEERGSFKKFCKLVGPMNITEFKYRFDSRKDNALVLYSVGVHTDSELAAMVHQMEHAQLKTFNLTNDDLAKDHLRYFMGGRSNVEDELLCRFVFPERPGALMKFLDSFSPRWNISLFHYRAQGEIGANVLVGIQVPKGETEEFKNRAQNLGYEYAYEMNNAAYRLLMQ is encoded by the exons ATGCCCATGGCCTccctcgccctcgccctcgcccgcCCGTCTCACCTGCCGCCGGCCCGGCAGCGGGCCCCGGACAGCATTGCTCCCCGTGACACATCCTTCCGCCTCCACTACCAGTACCCGAAGCCCCTCGCCGGCGGTCGAACAGGCCCTCTCCTGGCTCCCGCCGCTGTATCCTCCTCCTCATTCTCTCCCGCGGCCCTGAATGCCGCCCCCACTTCCACCACCTTGATGCTCAAGAGGGTCTCAGTGGATTCGCTGCAGTACGAAAGCGGTTATCTCGGAGGCATCTCGGAGAAGACCAAGCCGTCACCGGCGGAGGCGGCCGACGAAGTTCAAAACGGGGCTTTGAATCCGATGGAGTACCTGACCAACATTCTTTCCTCGCGGGTTTATGATGTGGCGATTGAGTCGCCGCTGCAGCTAGCGCCGAAGCTGTCGGCGAGGCTTGGGGTCGATCTCTGGCTAAAGAGAGAGGACTTGCAACCG GTGTTCTCCTTCAAGTTGCGAGGAGCTTACAATATGATGGCTAAGCTTACAAAGGAGCATTTGGACAGGGGTGTTATATGCTCATCTGCTGGAAACCATGCCCAAGGAGTTGCTTTAGCTGCTCAGAGGCTAGGTTGTGATGCAGTGATTGTAATGCCAGTGACAACACCAGAAATCAAG TGGCGATCGGTTGAGAGGTTAGGTGCGACAGTTATCCTTAAGGGGGACTCATATGATGAAGCACAGTCATACGCTAAGCAATGTGGAGAGCAGGAGGGTCGCACATTTGTGCCACCTTTTGATCATCCAGATGTTATTACAGGTCAAGGAACTATTGGTATGGAAATTATTCGCCAGCTGAGTGGTCCATTGCATGCAATCTTTGTACCAGTTGGAGGTGGTGGATTAATAGCAGGGATTGCTGCTTATGTAAAACGGGTTCGCCCAGAG GTAAAGGTCATTGGAGTAGAACCCTCTGATGCAAATGCAATGGCATTGTCTCTGTATCATGGGCAGAGGATTATGCTAGAACAAGTGGGAGGATTTGCGGATGGTGTGGCAGTAAAAGTGGTTGGGGAAGAGACATTTTGCCTCTGCAGGGAACTTGTCGACGGAGTGGTTCTTGTTAGTCGTGATGCTATTTGTGCATCTATAAAG GATATGTTTGAGGAGAAAAGAAGCATACTAGAACCAGCTGGTGCTCTTGCTCTAGCTGGTGCTGAAGCCTACTGCAGATACTATGGCTTGAAAGATGAAACAATCGTCGCAATAACTAGTGGGGCAAACATGAACTTTGACAGGCTGAGGTTGGTAACTGAACTTGCGGATGTTGGCCGGAAACGGGAGGCTGTTCTGGCGACGATTCTACCAGAGGAGCGCGGGAGTTTTAAGAAATTCTGTAAACTG GTTGGCCCTATGAATATTACAGAATTTAAGTACAGATTTGATTCACGTAAAGACAATGCTCTTGTTCTATATAG TGTTGGTGTTCATACTGATTCTGAACTTGCAGCAATGGTTCATCAAATGGAACATGCTCAACTCAAAACTTTTAACCTCACCAATGATGACTTGGCAAAGGATCATCTACGGTACTTT ATGGGAGGGCGATCAAATGTTGAAGATGAATTACTTTGCCGGTTTGTCTTCCCTGAGAGACCAGGTGCTCTGATGAAATTCTTGGACTCCTTTAGTCCACGTTGGAACATCAGCCTCTTCCATTATCGAGCACAA GGTGAGATCGGTGCAAACGTGTTGGTCGGAATCCAAGTTCCAAAGGGGGAGACAGAAGAATTCAAGAATCGAGCACAGAATCTCGGATACGAGTATGCatatgagatgaacaatgcaGCCTATCGGCTGTTAATGCAGtga